The nucleotide sequence GTGTTTAGTTCATTGATccacacaacaaaaaaaataacccCTTTTTTGGAAGGCCGTGTAAATTCAAATGATATTCACAGCCACAGGATAGTATTTCAAGTTATTCAATGCGGATTGCGGGCTATGTTGATATATCCTTGATCTTGATGCAGGCATAAGCAAGTAATGTTGGAGGCTTACTATCAACAGTGTGATGAAGCGGAAAAGATATTTGCAGAGTATCATAAACGTCTTCGTTATTATGTTAATCAAGCAAGGGATGCTCAAAGGTCAGGTGTTGATTCATCTCTTGAATTGGTTAACAGCTTTGGTTCAAACAGTGAAAAGGAAGTTGTTTATTCAACTCTTAAGGGCAGTAAAGCAGCAGATGATGTGCTTCTTATCGAAACCACTCGGGAAAGAAACATCCGAAAGGCCTGTGAATCTCTTGCAGCACATATGATTGAAAAAATTCGCAGTTCTTTAAGGTAAACACTTCCTTGTCAGTCCTGTTGGATATGAGGAATTTATTCACTTTTCTCCTTGCCTTAGCTTCTACAGACAAGGCTGTTCAACTACAAGATACCTtcgttgtatttttttaatagtcaCTGAGCCAAAGATTGGTGTTAATATGATCTCCCTGCCCTCCCCCCTCTTTTTGTTAATACTTGCAGTGATAGGTCCATTATTTGTCATGTTTTTATAACATTTATCCTTAGTCTTTGCAAGGATATTCAATTAAAAGAAGTTTTCTTTAATCTATTCTTTCAAATCAATCAACTTTCGTTCTTAAATTAAGTGTGGCGTAATTAACTGGTAAATTGGTTTTAAAGTAATCCTTGTGGATACAGTCTCATGCTTGCATATCTATACTATTATTGATTTGCAGGCTTGTGAGTAACTTAATTTGGGTCTTTTGAATCTCTATTTTTAGGTGTTTAAAAGTCTACAACATCCAGCTgcttgatttaaaaaataatgtgcagtttgcaatctgtgcagttttgtgcagattgcaatctgtgcagttttttgtgcagattgcaatctgtgcagtttgcaatctgtattctgtacaaattttttttaacaaccaaaaaaaaaaaaaaaaaaaaggacccgtggacccggcccgaaccggcccgtttcaaccgggccgggtaatgtccggttcttatattaaaaaatgtaatccccggcccggcccgccccgttccctttgaacctaggtccggtccggtcccttcaaaattgggcccggcccggcccgtgcccagccctagtTTTAGCCAACAAAACTTTGTTTGACTATGTTAAGCTTTGCGCTAGTATTTTTAttggtgtttttgttttgtatgcaacACCACACAATTTGTAGCCCACTGGTACCCAAAATGAGAAACGACTTGTTGCCGAGCAAGTTATTTCTTCACCCGGAGTTATGGGTGGGCATTCTCACGGGTTACCCGACCAACCCACGCAAAACTAGTTGTGTTCGGTTTTatgtttcaaatttgatttggtCATAATCCGCCCACCCGTGTGAAAAGGGGTGACATTCGGTTTATTAATCCTCAGTTCCGTTGGTATTCGACCCACCCACTTGTATAAATAGTGgcaagagaaatgttaaggagacttaTCTCAAAAGTAGAATTTTGTCACCTCAAATtttggcacaatgttttataataatGAAATGAGAATTAACCTTAAATTATGAGGTGACAGAGAATTTATACAAAATTCAACTTCAAAAGTCCCAACATTTAAGCTTTTTAACCACAATGATTCGTGAGATTTGAATAACTCATAACTTTGGTCCCTAtgatttgaaattgatagaattgatccctgagtttgtccaccaccAAATTAGTGGCACCAATCACTTTGATCATTTCATGAAAAACCTTCCTTACATAAggagaaaatgacaaaaatattcttaattttgtcaaatcatttggaTTCATTGTCTACTAAATTAAGTTTTGTCATTTTCTCCgtcattaacaaaaaaaattcatggaatgaccaaatgattgatggtgaaaaaaaattaaaaatcacttgtattgatttcaaatatcagaaatcaaaataaaaaattatgctaCTTTCGTAAACCTTTTTAAAACCTTATCTTTTTTAAATAGTGGTATGCAGATCGGCATGTTGGCTGCGCATATAATTTTGACTAAAAACCTTatcattttttaaaaagaactttaacgaaaccgatactgtttactttaaagaaaaatcatatttttcttttaaaaaacaaattttgataTTATCCCCCTACAACCTATTTTTACCATTTTCGCTAAAACCCAAATTTCCAAgcccttttctttttaaaaaatcaCCTGCAATCTCGCATTAGAATTCTGCGAGCTATTTCGCTGCGACTCTTCGTCCTCCTTCCGGATTCCCCAGTAAGTTTTAACGACCTTCAATCCGCCGTCTTCCTTAAAACCgatttgcttttatttttccatttttcgGTTCCGGCTTCTCGAATTTCATTGATCTCAGCTGCCCATTTGCTTTGTAATCTGTATTTCTTATCTTCCGATTGGTTACTGCTTACATTGCACTTACAAATCTCATTTGataatttagaaaatataaagatCGAATCTTTAATTTAAGTAGCTAAGCAGTTGACGTGCTTTTAATAAACCCATGTTTGTTTCACTGAGAATTTGAGATCTTCTACTCTTTTGGGCATGAAGTGAAATGGATAATCTGCTATAATATTCAATACCCACAACTTATTTTTCTTCGAAAGTTAGATATCTGAGCTTAGTTTTATATAAGTATTGTATTAACATTGAGTTTCTTGTTTACTTGCTTTGTTATCTTATAGGTTTGGTTTGGATTGTGCGTATTGGCGTGCCGGGTCTGTTagttttaagtaaatttatagGCTCTGACCTTGCAAAGGCAGGGTCTTTAACTGATATTTGCAACTATATCGACCCAGTGCCATGAGTGACTCATCTTTGTACGATCCAATTGAACTCGAAACCACCACCTTTGACCTTATTGTTGTTGGGACAGGCCTCCCTGCAACAGTAATTGCCGCTGCAGCCTGTGCTGCCGGAAAAACTGTCCTCCACCTTGACGCGAACCATTTTTATGGCAGCCAGTTTGCCTCTCTTCACCTTGATGAGCTCACCTCCTTCATAAATTCCCATGCTACTCCGCCCTCCACCATCATCGATACCACCTCTACAAGTAGTAGCCATGATTACACTGCCTTAGATGTCACCCTCCGATCAGTATACTCCAGCAT is from Pyrus communis chromosome 10, drPyrComm1.1, whole genome shotgun sequence and encodes:
- the LOC137747759 gene encoding AUGMIN subunit 5-like — its product is MVADLRFRSSKPIEAASAAETREAALQERDLAVKEVEKLRNIVKRQRKDLKARMLEVSGAEAERKRMLDERSKKRHKQVMLEAYYQQCDEAEKIFAEYHKRLRYYVNQARDAQRSGVDSSLELVNSFGSNSEKEVVYSTLKGSKAADDVLLIETTRERNIRKACESLAAHMIEKIRSSLRLVFKSLQHPAA